A genome region from Brassica oleracea var. oleracea cultivar TO1000 chromosome C2, BOL, whole genome shotgun sequence includes the following:
- the LOC106326122 gene encoding tip elongation aberrant protein 1, with protein sequence MRWERVQRQVGLSDSSSGPGKRWGHTCNTVKGGRFVYVFGGFGKDGYFTNQVHVFDAGRQIWSEPMIRGVPPSPRDSHSCTTVGDNLFVFGGTDGKHYLNDLHVLDTSSHTWKCLEVRGEEPDAREAHSATLVGKHIFVFGGCGKVPGLDDEVFFNDLYILNTETITWQRAVTTGTRPFARDGHTCSTWNNKIIVVGGEHFEGDYLSDVHILDTDTFAWKQLKTSWQPLTPRAGHITVAIESNLFVFGGFRDPQNLYNDLYVLDVETGVWSKIVAMEDRPPARFSAAAVCLGPYKAGSFFFFGGCNKNLEPLDDIYYFHTDGVYEARSAQKEALKCKEQQKEAVEQGKTVFQARVTENSPLGYYSIETTIDGKVLRGVLLSSRHPSSVQTADPSSTSRKRPAMLDADCDHGAKTQRTLSKDTSGSSQQAGPVDPSDDAYKKDAEPSLPVTLDQANVEPLRNEMSTDVGAGGDSSPQKQDEERVAAEDAEPK encoded by the exons ATGAGATGGGAGAGGGTCCAACGTCAAGTGGGTCTCTCTGATTCTTCTTCTGGGCCGGGAAAGAGATGGGGACACACTTGTAACACCGTTAAAGGAGGCAGATTCGTCTACGTATTCGGTGGGTTTGGTAAAGACGGTTACTTTACAAATCAAGTTCATGTCTTTGACGCTG GGAGGCAGATATGGAGTGAGCCGATGATCAGAGGGGTACCTCCCTCTCCGAGAGACAGTCACAGCTGCACAACTGTTGGGGATAACCTTTTTGTGTTTGGTGGTACTGATGGGAAACATTATCTCAATGATCTGCATGTTCTAGATACTT CTTCGCATACTTGGAAATGCCTTGAAGTTAGAGGTGAAGAACCTGACGCAAGAGAGGCTCATAGTGCAACGCTTGTTGGCAAACACATTTTTGTATTTGGAGGCTGTGGGAAAGTTCCTGGTTTGGATGATGAAGTGTTCTTTAATGACCTTTACATACTTAACACAG AGACTATCACGTGGCAACGAGCTGTAACAACTGGGACGCGTCCCTTTGCACGAGATGGCCACACTTGCTCAACCTGGAACAACAAAATCATTGTAGTAGGTGGTGAACATTTCGAGGGCGATTATCTCTCCGATGTTCATATCCTTGATACAG ATACGTTTGCATGGAAGCAGCTGAAAACTTCATGGCAGCCATTAACACCACGAGCTGGTCATATCACTGTTGCAATTGAGAGCAACTTATTTGTGTTTGGAGGGTTTAGGGATCCTCAGAATCTTTACAATGATCTCTATGTGCTTGATGTTG AAACGGGTGTATGGTCCAAAATAGTTGCCATGGAAGATAGGCCACCAGCTAGATTCTCTGCTGCTGCAGTTTGTTTAGGTCCTTACAAGGCTGGTTCCTTTTTCTTTTTTGGTGGCTGCAACAAGAATCTTGAGCCGTTGGATGACATTTACTACTTTCACACAG ATGGTGTATACGAAGCACGGTCTGCTCAGAAAGAAGCACTAAAATGCAAAGAGCAGCAGAAAGAAGCTGTGGAGCAAGGGAAAACGGTTTTTCAAGCCAGGGTTACTGAAAACTCCCCCTTAGGCTACTACAGTATAGAAACGACAATTGATGGAAAGGTGCTTCGTGGTGTTTTGCTTTCAAGCAGACACCCCAGCTCTGTTCAAACGGCTGATCCAAGCTCTACTAGTAG GAAACGGCCTGCTATGCTGGATGCTGATTGTGATCATGGAGCCAAGACGCAGAGAACTTTGAGTAAGGATACATCAGGTAGTAGCCAACAAGCTGGTCCAGTGGATCCTTCTGATGATGCTTACAAGAAG GACGCAGAGCCATCACTACCGGTTACTCTTGATCAGGCGAATGTAGAGCCTTTGAGAAACGAGATGTCAACAGACGTTGGTGCTGGAGGAGATTCATCGCCACAAAAGCAAG ATGAGGAAAGAGTTGCCGCAGAAGATGCAGAACCAAAATAG